One segment of Variovorax paradoxus DNA contains the following:
- a CDS encoding FAD-containing oxidoreductase — translation MTERAVDAIIIGAGQAGPSLAGRLNDAGHKVVLVERHLVGGTCVNTGCKPTKTLIASAYAAHTARRGSDYGFTAAAPVTMDMQAVAARARKVILDSRQGNEDWLAGMNNVELVRGHARFSGPNRIEVDGQAITAPKIFINVGGRASVPDLPGIDEVPFLTNTDMVALDFLPRHLVIVGGSYIGLEFAQMYRRFGAEVTVVERAERLVSREDPDVSDTIREILESEGIAIRTSAECISFRKHEDGVSVSVDCKQGEPAVVGSHVLLAMGRRPNTDDLGLAQAGIAVDARGYITVDDHLKTNVPGVWALGDCNGRGAFTHTAYNDFEIVAANLLDGADRRQSQRLPGYALYIDPPLGRVGMTDAEAAKSGRRLLHSKRPMTRVGRAVEKGESQGFMKVVADADSRMILGAAILGTGGDEAIHGILDMMNAGQTIDTLRWAVPIHPTVSELIPTLLLDLSAKGS, via the coding sequence ATGACAGAACGCGCAGTCGATGCAATCATCATCGGCGCTGGCCAGGCCGGGCCTTCGCTTGCCGGACGCCTGAATGACGCCGGACACAAAGTGGTGCTTGTGGAACGACATCTGGTGGGCGGCACCTGCGTCAACACCGGTTGCAAGCCCACGAAGACGCTCATTGCGAGCGCCTACGCAGCCCACACCGCGAGACGCGGGAGCGACTACGGTTTCACCGCAGCGGCACCCGTCACGATGGACATGCAGGCCGTGGCAGCACGTGCCCGCAAGGTCATCCTGGATTCACGTCAGGGCAACGAAGACTGGCTGGCGGGAATGAACAACGTCGAGCTGGTACGTGGCCACGCCAGGTTTTCCGGCCCGAACCGCATCGAGGTCGACGGCCAGGCCATCACGGCACCGAAGATCTTCATCAATGTCGGCGGACGCGCCTCGGTGCCCGACCTCCCTGGCATCGACGAAGTCCCGTTCCTGACAAATACCGACATGGTCGCGCTCGACTTCCTGCCGCGCCATCTGGTCATCGTCGGAGGAAGCTACATCGGGCTCGAGTTCGCCCAGATGTATCGCAGATTCGGCGCGGAGGTCACGGTGGTGGAGCGCGCGGAGCGCCTTGTCTCGCGCGAGGACCCCGATGTTTCCGACACCATTCGCGAAATACTCGAGTCCGAGGGCATCGCGATACGAACCAGCGCCGAATGCATCAGCTTCAGGAAGCATGAAGACGGCGTGTCCGTTTCGGTCGACTGCAAGCAGGGTGAGCCGGCCGTGGTCGGTTCGCACGTGCTCCTTGCGATGGGCAGGCGGCCGAATACCGATGACCTCGGCTTGGCACAGGCGGGGATCGCCGTCGACGCTCGCGGCTACATCACCGTCGACGACCACCTGAAGACGAACGTGCCGGGCGTCTGGGCTCTGGGCGACTGCAACGGACGCGGGGCTTTCACCCACACGGCGTACAACGACTTCGAGATCGTCGCGGCGAATCTGCTCGACGGTGCCGACAGGCGCCAGAGCCAGCGGCTGCCCGGTTATGCCCTGTACATCGATCCTCCGCTCGGCCGGGTGGGCATGACGGACGCCGAGGCCGCGAAGAGCGGACGGCGGCTTCTTCATTCGAAGCGTCCCATGACGCGCGTCGGGCGCGCGGTCGAGAAAGGCGAGAGCCAGGGTTTCATGAAGGTCGTCGCGGACGCCGACTCCCGGATGATCCTTGGCGCTGCCATCCTGGGGACCGGGGGAGACGAAGCGATCCACGGCATTCTCGACATGATGAACGCGGGCCAGACCATCGATACGCTGCGCTGGGCCGTGCCGATCCATCCCACGGTGTCCGAGTTGATCCCCACCCTCCTCCTGGATCTGAGCGCGAAAGGCTCCTGA
- a CDS encoding Bug family tripartite tricarboxylate transporter substrate binding protein — MSNNTATSRRRFNAMGGALALMALAPSVRADTFPSKQVRIVVPFSPGGPTDLMARAIGKIMSTHLGQPVIIDNKPGGGGVIGMSEVKHQPADGYTMVFPSILAVTNPALMPGYPFDTLRDFAPLTVVGFVPHAVVVRPDFPADDLQALVASAKAKSEGLSYGSSGNGTSAHLGAALFVKRAGIRATHVPYRGAGPAVQDLLGGQIQFMFLDMSSALPFIQAGKLRALAVATAKRFDGLPEVRTVAEQGYPGFDVHGWYGLLLKAGTPTDVTQRLYAEVKRALETKEVRDLFKAQGIAPGGMPPEQFTALVRSDLAMWKRTVEELHITLQ, encoded by the coding sequence ATGAGCAACAACACCGCCACGTCCCGGCGCCGCTTCAATGCCATGGGCGGCGCGCTCGCGCTGATGGCGCTGGCGCCGAGCGTCCGTGCCGACACCTTTCCGTCGAAGCAGGTCCGGATCGTCGTACCGTTCTCACCCGGCGGCCCCACCGATCTCATGGCGCGCGCGATCGGCAAGATCATGTCGACCCACCTCGGTCAGCCCGTGATCATCGACAACAAGCCCGGCGGTGGTGGCGTCATCGGCATGAGCGAGGTCAAGCACCAGCCGGCGGACGGCTACACCATGGTTTTTCCCTCGATCCTGGCCGTCACCAACCCGGCGCTGATGCCCGGCTACCCGTTCGATACCTTGCGCGACTTCGCTCCGCTGACGGTGGTGGGCTTCGTGCCGCATGCAGTCGTGGTCCGCCCCGACTTCCCTGCCGACGACCTGCAGGCACTGGTCGCAAGCGCAAAGGCCAAGTCCGAAGGCCTGTCGTATGGCTCCTCCGGCAACGGCACCTCGGCACATCTTGGCGCAGCACTGTTCGTGAAGCGCGCCGGCATCCGTGCGACTCACGTGCCTTATCGGGGTGCGGGCCCTGCAGTGCAAGACCTGCTGGGCGGGCAGATCCAGTTCATGTTCCTCGACATGAGCAGTGCATTGCCGTTCATCCAGGCGGGCAAGCTGCGCGCGCTCGCGGTCGCGACAGCCAAGCGCTTCGATGGCCTGCCCGAGGTTCGGACTGTGGCCGAGCAGGGCTATCCGGGCTTCGACGTGCACGGCTGGTACGGTCTGCTGCTCAAGGCTGGCACGCCGACAGACGTGACACAGCGCCTCTACGCCGAGGTGAAGCGCGCTCTGGAGACCAAGGAGGTGCGCGATCTCTTCAAGGCGCAGGGCATCGCGCCCGGCGGCATGCCCCCCGAGCAGTTCACTGCGCTGGTGCGCAGCGACCTGGCCATGTGGAAGCGCACCGTCGAAGAACTCCACATCACCCTCCAATAA
- a CDS encoding NAD(P)H-dependent oxidoreductase, whose protein sequence is MSNSSTPPATDEPSADKLLATLQWRYATKKMDATRKVPKEKLERILEAARLAPTSSGLQPFEIFVVTDTAVRERIKPIAWNQGQIVDCSHLLVFAAWDDYTAERINHMFDLTNTVRGMKNEGWENYRAMLLGSYPQRGSEVNFAHAARQAYIGLAAALIAAAHEEVDSTPMEGFDPAALDDILGLRARGLRSVAILPLGYREADEDWLVNLTKVRRPRDQFVTEV, encoded by the coding sequence ATGTCCAATTCTTCGACCCCGCCCGCTACCGACGAACCCAGTGCAGACAAGCTGCTCGCCACCCTGCAGTGGCGCTACGCGACCAAGAAAATGGACGCAACGCGCAAGGTCCCGAAGGAAAAGCTCGAGCGCATCCTCGAGGCTGCGCGCCTGGCGCCGACGTCCAGCGGCCTTCAGCCGTTCGAGATCTTCGTGGTGACCGACACCGCAGTTCGCGAGCGCATCAAGCCGATCGCCTGGAACCAGGGCCAGATCGTCGATTGCTCGCACCTGCTGGTCTTCGCTGCCTGGGACGACTACACCGCCGAGCGCATCAACCACATGTTCGACCTGACCAACACCGTGCGCGGCATGAAGAACGAAGGTTGGGAAAACTATCGCGCGATGCTGCTCGGCAGCTACCCGCAGCGCGGCAGCGAAGTCAACTTCGCGCATGCTGCCCGCCAAGCTTACATCGGCCTGGCCGCGGCATTGATCGCAGCGGCGCACGAAGAAGTGGACAGCACCCCCATGGAGGGCTTCGACCCGGCTGCGCTCGACGACATCCTTGGCCTGCGTGCACGCGGCCTGCGCAGTGTCGCCATCCTGCCCCTGGGCTACCGCGAGGCGGACGAAGACTGGCTGGTCAACCTGACCAAGGTGCGCCGGCCGCGTGACCAGTTCGTGACGGAAGTCTGA